A single region of the Amia ocellicauda isolate fAmiCal2 chromosome 8, fAmiCal2.hap1, whole genome shotgun sequence genome encodes:
- the myorg gene encoding myogenesis-regulating glycosidase, protein MYQMVQGGTTPGTLTPANKTKQTKDVRPLVGASALGLVLVIAAVVAWCYYTASLRKADLLQTELLELNRDGFLIRNQAGAIVFRMAFRSGALDLDSCSKEGEILSCSQSDTGKLNFFIQTVKPKDTVMCYRVRWEEFVSDRVVEHAMSYNASHWYGGAESSTQHWPISISGQQAPKPFVTGDVYSNRDAFGGILERYWLSSSATAIKINDSVPFHLGWNDTEKTLYFQARYRDTPYKPASGRPPFPELSYRVCVGSDVTSIHKYMVRRYFNKPNKVPSEGTFRHPIWSTWALHRTEVNQEKLLKYAADIKKHKFNCSHLELDDKYTSRYGEFEFDLEKFPNATAMFQQLKADGFLVTLWTHPFINYNSSNFGVGVERGLFVREPTGQLPAMVRWWNGIGAILDFTNQDAREWYTSQLRTLKSKYGVDSFKFDAGETSYLPQQFSTLVTLTDPSTFTRRYTEMAMPFNERAELRVGYQSQNISCFFRIIDRDSVWGYELGLKSLIPTVLTISILGYQFILPDMIGGNAYPNRTDGSQTLPDRELYIRWLELSAFMPSMQFSVPPWAYDSEVISIAQRFTALHETLVAPRVLELAGEVLDTGDPIIRPLWWIATDDEAAYKIDSQFLIGDDLMVAPVLEPGKQERDIYLPAGRWRSYKGEYFDKGPMHLTDYPVDLDEIAYFVWVQGG, encoded by the exons ATGTACCAGATGGTACAGGGGGGCACCACCCCCGGCACTTTGACCCCTGCCAACAAGACGAAGCAGACCAAAGATGTGCGGCCGCTGGTGGGAGCCAGCGCGCTGGGGCTGGTGTTGGTCATCGCGGCAGTGGTGGCCTGGTGCTACTACACCGCCTCCCTGCGCAAGGCCGACCTGCTGCAGACCGAGCTGCTGGAGCTCAACCGTGACGGGTTCCTGATCCGAAACCAGGCCGGTGCCATCGTCTTCCGCATGGCCTTCAG GTCTGGTGCCCTGGACCTGGACTCctgctccaaggaaggagagATCCTGAGTTGCAGCCAGTCGGACACGGGGAAACTGAACTTCTTCATCCAGACGGTGAAGCCCAAGGACACGGTGATGTGCTACCGTGTGCGCTGGGAGGAGTTCGTGTCTGACCGTGTGGTGGAACATGCCATGTCCTACAACGCGTCGCACTGGTATGGGGGTGCGGAGAGTAGTACCCAGCACTGGCCTATCTCCATCTCAGGGCAGCAGGCCCCCAAACCCTTTGTGACCGGTGATGTCTACTCCAACCGGGATGCCTTTGGGGGGATCCTGGAGAGGTACTGGTTGTCCTCCAGTGCGACTGCCATCAAGATCAACGACTCTGTGCCTTTCCACCTCGGCTGGAACGACACAGAGAAGACTCTGTACTTCCAGGCCAGGTACCGGGACACCCCTTACAAGCCTGCATCTGGGCGGCCGCCCTTCCCCGAGCTGAGTTACCGCGTGTGCGTGGGCTCTGACGTCACGTCCATCCACAAGTATATGGTGAGACGCTACTTCAATAAGCCCAACAAGGTTCCCTCTGAAGGCACCTTCAGGCACCCCATCTGGTCCACCTGGGCCCTGCACCGCACCGAGGTGAACCAGGAGAAGCTGCTGAAGTACGCCGCGGATATCAAGAAGCACAAGTTCAACTGCAGCCACCTGGAGCTCGACGATAAGTACACCAGCAGGTACGGGGAGTTTGAGTTTGACCTGGAGAAGTTTCCCAACGCCACGGCCATGTTCCAGCAGCTCAAGGCCGATGGGTTCCTGGTGACGCTCTGGACCCACCCTTTCATCAACTACAACTCCTCCAACTTCGGCGTCGGGGTGGAGAGGGGCCTGTTTGTCCGCGAGCCCACGGGGCAGCTGCCTGCCATGGTGCGCTGGTGGAACGGCATCGGTGCCATCCTGGACTTCACCAACCAGGACGCCCGAGAGTGGTACACCTCCCAGCTGCGGACGCTCAAGTCCAAATACGGGGTGGATTCCTTCAAGTTTGACGCCGGGGAGACCAGTTACCTGCCTCAGCAGTTCAGCACTCTGGTCACCCTGACCGACCCCAGCACCTTCACCCGGCGCTACACTGAAATGGCCATGCCTTTCAATGAGCGCGCTGAGCTGCGGGTGGGCTACCAGTCCCAGAAcatctcctgcttcttccggaTCATCGACCGGGACTCGGTGTGGGGCTACGAGCTGGGCCTCAAGTCCCTCATCCCCACCGTGCTCACCATCAGCATCCTGGGATACCAGTTCATCCTGCCTGACATGATTGGAGGGAACGCCTACCCGAACCGCACCGACGGATCCCAGACGCTGCCCGACCGGGAGCTGTACATCCGTTGGCTGGAGCTCTCGGCCTTCATGCCCTCCATGCAGTTCTCTGTCCCTCCCTGGGCGTACGACAGCGAGGTGATCAGCATCGCCCAGCGCTTCACCGCCCTCCATGAGACTCTAGTGGCTCCCCGAGTCCTGGAGCTGGCCGGGGAAGTGCTGGACACTGGCGATCCTATCATCCGCCCGCTCTGGTGGATTGCCACCGACGACGAGGCCGCCTACAAGATCGACTCGCAGTTCCTCATTGGCGACGACCTCATGGTGGccccggtgctggagccggggAAGCAGGAGAGGGACATCTACCTCCCGGCGGGCCGGTGGCGAAGCTACAAGGGTGAATATTTTGATAAAGGGCCTATGCACCTCACAGACTACCCCGTTGACCTGGACGAGATTGCTTACTTTGTCTGGGTTCAGGGTGGATAG